A section of the Telopea speciosissima isolate NSW1024214 ecotype Mountain lineage chromosome 3, Tspe_v1, whole genome shotgun sequence genome encodes:
- the LOC122656411 gene encoding peroxiredoxin Q, chloroplastic isoform X2 gives MAFNSISLPKHSLPPSLPSINSKCPSSQIIRILSQSSQSQFYGVKLCTTTTSSVSVPAIPSLRTSIFAKVSKGQVPPSFTLKDQDGKTVNLSKYKGKPVVVYFYPADETPGCTKQACAFRDSYEKFKKAGAEVVGISGDDTASHKAFAKKYRLPYTLLSDEGNKVRKEWGVPADLFGTLPGRETYVLDRNGVVKLVYNNQFQPEKHIDETLKLLQSL, from the exons ATGGCTTTCAATTCCATCTCCCTCCCTAAGCACTCTCTCCCACCATCACTCCCCTCAATAAACTCTAAATGCCCATCTTCCCAAATCATCCGTATTCTTTCCCAATCATCACAGTCGCAATTCTATGGTGTAAAGCTTtgtactactactacttcttCTGTTTCAGTCCCAGCTATTCCTTCCCTCAGGACTTCCATTTTTGCCAAG GTTTCGAAAGGTCAGGTGCCTCCTTCCTTCACGTTGAAAGATCAAGATGGAAAAACTGTGAATCTCTCCAAGTATAAAGGAAAACCAGTTGTGGTCTATTTCTACCCAGCTGATGAGACCCCTGGCTGCACTAAGCAG GCCTGTGCTTTCAGGGACTCCTACGAGAAATTTAAGAAAGCCGGAGCTGAAGTTGTAGGGATTAGCGGCGATGATACGGCTTCCCACAAG GCGTTTGCGAAGAAATACAGGCTGCCGTACACGTTGCTGAGTGATGAGGGAAACAAAGTGAGGAAAGAGTGGGGAGTGCCGGCAGATCTGTTCGGAACATTGCCAGGGAGAGAGACTTATGTTCTTGACAGAAACGGTGTGGTTAAGCTCGTCTACAACAATCAATTCCAACCTGAGAAGCACATTGACGAGACTCTCAAGCTCCTTCAGAGCCTTTGA
- the LOC122656411 gene encoding peroxiredoxin Q, chloroplastic isoform X1, which translates to MAFNSISLPKHSLPPSLPSINSKCPSSQIIRILSQSSQSQFYGVKLCTTTTSSVSVPAIPSLRTSIFAKVSKGQVPPSFTLKDQEGRNVSLSKFKGKPVVLYFYPADESPGCTKQACAFRDSYEKFKKAGAEVVGISGDDTESHKAFAKKYRLPYTLLSDEGNKVRKEWGVPADLFGTLAGRETYVLDRNGVVKLVYNNQFQPEKHIDETLNLLQSL; encoded by the exons ATGGCTTTCAATTCCATCTCCCTCCCTAAGCACTCTCTCCCACCATCACTCCCCTCAATAAACTCTAAATGCCCATCTTCCCAAATCATCCGTATTCTTTCCCAATCATCACAGTCGCAATTCTATGGTGTAAAGCTTtgtactactactacttcttCTGTTTCAGTCCCAGCTATTCCTTCCCTCAGGACTTCCATTTTTGCCAAG GTTTCGAAAGGTCAGGTGCCTCCTTCCTTCACGTTGAAAGATCAGGAAGGAAGGAATGTGAGTCTCTCCAAATTTAAAGGAAAACCAGTTGTACTCTATTTCTACCCTGCTGATGAATCCCCTGGCTGCACTAAGCAG GCCTGTGCTTTCAGGGATTCCTATGAGAAATTTAAGAAAGCCGGAGCTGAAGTTGTAGGGATTAGTGGCGATGATACGGAATCCCACAAG GCGTTTGCGAAGAAATACCGGCTGCCGTATACGTTGCTGAGTGACGAAGGAAACAAGGTGAGGAAAGAGTGGGGAGTGCCGGCGGATCTGTTCGGAACATTGGCAGGGAGAGAGACTTATGTTCTTGACAGAAACGGTGTGGTTAAACTCGTCTACAACAATCAATTCCAACCTGAGAAGCACATCGACGAGACTCTCAATCTCCTTCAGAGCCTTTGA
- the LOC122656411 gene encoding peroxiredoxin Q, chloroplastic isoform X3: MAFNSISLPKHSLPPSLPSINPKCPSSQIIPILSQSSQSQFYGVKLSTTSSSVSVPAIPSLRTSIFAKVSKGQVPPSFTLKDQEGRNVSLSKFKGKPVVLYFYPADESPGCTKQACAFRDSYEKFKKAGAEVVGISGDDTESHKAFAKKYRLPYTLLSDEGNKVRKEWGVPADLFGTLAGRETYVLDRNGVVKLVYNNQFQPEKHIDETLNLLQSL, from the exons ATGGCTTTCAATTCCATCTCCCTCCCTAAGCACTCTCTCCCACCATCACTCCCCTCAATAAACCCTAAATGCCCATCTTCCCAAATCATCCCCATTCTCTCCCAATCATCACAGTCGCAATTCTACGGTGTAAAGCTTTCTactacttcttcttctgtttcagTCCCAGCTATTCCCTCCCTGAGAACTTCCATTTTTGCCAAG GTTTCGAAAGGTCAGGTGCCTCCTTCCTTCACGTTGAAAGATCAGGAAGGAAGGAATGTGAGTCTCTCCAAATTTAAAGGAAAACCAGTTGTACTCTATTTCTACCCTGCTGATGAATCCCCTGGCTGCACTAAGCAG GCCTGTGCTTTCAGGGATTCCTATGAGAAATTTAAGAAAGCCGGAGCTGAAGTTGTAGGGATTAGTGGCGATGATACGGAATCCCACAAG GCGTTTGCGAAGAAATACCGGCTGCCGTATACGTTGCTGAGTGACGAAGGAAACAAGGTGAGGAAAGAGTGGGGAGTGCCGGCGGATCTGTTCGGAACATTGGCAGGGAGAGAGACTTATGTTCTTGACAGAAACGGTGTGGTTAAACTCGTCTACAACAATCAATTCCAACCTGAGAAGCACATCGACGAGACTCTCAATCTCCTTCAGAGCCTTTGA